The Deltaproteobacteria bacterium DNA window GGGAATTTTGGCCTTTGCTTCATGGCGTCGCGCGGCTGGGCGGGCGGCCTTGCGCCCGTCCGTCCGTGTGGCGCCGCTGTCGTGAGTGCCTGAGCCGCGAGCGTGAGCGAACGAGCGCCTCGTTCGTTGACGCACGCGGCTCCGCTCGGAACGTACGCGAGGTGACGCCATGCCGGCACGCAGCACCGATCTCATTCCGGTGGTGCAGAAGTCCTACGATCTCTGCGCCGGTCTGTACGCGCAGGTGCACCGGTTCCCGCGCGTCGAGCGCGGGCTCCTCGGGCGCGTCATCCTCGAAGACGCGCTCCAGATGCTGGTGGCGCTGACGGTGGCGAACCGGCGGAGCGACAAGGCGGAGACCCTCCGCGAGGCGAGCGGACGGCTCGATGCGCTCCGCATCACGCTTCGCCTCGGCAAGCGCCTCGGCTTCGTGTCGAACGGTGGGTACGAGGAGCTTTCGAAGGATGCGACCGAGGTCGGCCGCATGCTCGGAGGCTGGCTCAAGTACGAAACGCGTGAGGCGGGCGCGCCGGAAGCTCCGCCGGCCGCCATCGTGCCGCCGCCAACGAGGAAGCGGCGGACGGGCGGGCTCCGCTACACGATGCGCAGCCCCACGATCGAGCGCTACCTCCGTCTCAAGCTCGATCATCCTCGCGCCATCGTCTTCGTCATCGTCGGCGCCTTCTGCCAGAGCTTCTTCGAGGATGCCGTCGAGTGCGGGCGGCTCCTGCGCATCGCGGTCCGCGACCTCGCGGCCGAGTCGGAGTCGGAGAAGATCCTCACGTGCGGAATCCCCAGGGTGCACCTCGAGCGCTACGTCACCGCGCTCGCCCAGGCCGGACGCGAGGTGTATGTCGAATAGAGCAGAGGACCGTATACGAATCGCGTTTCTCTCATGACGGGCGGTGGCTACACGGCGGGCATGTCGAAGTTGGACGTGGCCAAGGAGCGCATCGCGTACGCGAAGCTGTGGCTCGGTATCATGATCGTCACGGACATCAGCCTGATGGCGTGGCTCGTTCGCAATATTCGTTCCGCTGATTGGAAAATCATCGTCGCCGATGTCCTGGCGATGGTCGGTGTGTCGTGGGGCTGCTATTTCCTTGATGGGCACATCAGATTCGCGATCGCGAGCTTGGAGGAGCTGTAGGTTTGGAGGAGCTGTAGGTATGGAGACCTTCGTCGCCGTAGTGATCGTCGTGTGGGCAGCGTTCATCACGTATCTCGCCGTCGGTGCCGCGCGCAGCCTCAAGTAGGACCGCCGGCGCGTTGCGAAACCGTCACATGCGACATTCGATAGGGGCCAGGGCCACACCGGTGCGCTGCTGCGCGGCGGCAACTTCAACAACGGTACCAATGCCGGTCCGCTCACGGTCAATGGCAACAACGAGCCGTCCAATGCGAACAACAACATCGGCTTCCGTTGCGCCCGCTAGTTGTCCCCTCCGGGCCGACGCTGCCCGGCGGCCTGCTCGCATCGTCTTCACGGAGACGGTGCTCGTGCCAATGGGATGACAGGGCTCCCGTCCCTGGCGTGGCTCCCTCGCGGGGCACGCTCAATAGCGCAGCGAGGCGGGTCGGGCCAGTAGGCGATCGACCGCCGGGCCCGCTGCCTTTCGAGGTGCGACGTGCAGCGTGAGAAGGATCTCTTTCCGACGGTCGTCGACTTCGGCAACTTGTGTCGCGCGTTCGTCGGGGCCAGCCACGGCAAGCGCGAACGGCGCGAGGTGCGGGAGTTCGAGTAGCATCTCGAACCCCGGCTGTGGGAGATCCGTGACGCGTTGGTGCGTGGGGCATATGCGTGGGGTCCGTTTCATCGCTTCTGGGTGAGCGATCCGAAACGGCGGGAGATCCGTGCCGCGCCATTCCGCGACCGTGTCGTACATCACGCGCTCTTCAACGTGCTGGACCCGATCTTCCGGCACAGCTTCATCGCCGACAGCTACGCCTGCATCGCGGGCCGCGGGACCCACGGCGCGGTCGAGCGCTACCAGGCCTTCGTGCGCGCCCGGGCCGGGCGGGGGTATCGCGTGCAGGTCGACGTCCGGCGCTACTTCGCGAGCGTCGACCACGCGGTGCTCCTCGAGCGGCTGCGCCGCCGGATCGCGGACACGCGTCTCCTGGCCGTGCTCGAAGCGTTGATCGCCCACGGCGCCGACGAGCCCGGTCGCGGCATGCCGATCGGGAGCCTCACGAGCCAGCTCTTCGCCAACGTCTACCTCGACGCGCTCGACCACTTCGTGAAGGAGGAGTTGCGAGTGCGGCACTACCTCCGCTACATGGACGACGTTCTGCTGCTCGCCGATGATCGCCGGGAAGCCCGGGATCGGCTCCGAGCGGTGCGAGCATTCCTCACGGAGGTGCTCCGTCTCGAGCTGAATCCACGGCGCGTGATCGTGGCGCCGATCGGTGAACCGAGCGACCTGCTGGGCTATGTCCACTACCCGGGTGGCCGCGTCCGGGTGCGGCGGCGGAGCGTCCGGCGGTTGTGGCGGCGTCTCCCCGCACTCGAGCGGCGTGGCCGCACGGGAGATCGATGCCGCGAGCGCTCGGGCGTCCGTCGCCAGTTGGTTCGGTCTCGCCAAGCATGGCGATGTCTTCCGCCTCTCGCGGCGCATCTTCACGCAGCGCGACGTCGCGAACGCCGGCAAGCGCTTGCTGGTGCGATCGCTGGAGCGTTCCGATCGCGCGCGAACAGATTGAGTCCGTCGAGGCTCTGCACTACGGGTGCAGTGCAATGGCAAGACGAGCTGAAGCTCGAGTGACCTTCCGACTTTCTCGCGCCTTGGTGCAGAAGGTGGATCGGGTGGCGCGCGCGTCTGGCAGGCGGCGCTCCGACGTGCTGCGCGACGCCACCTCGGCGTACGTCGAGGTCGTGGTTTCGGGCAGCGCGGATGCGCCGGCCGAGCGGGTGCGTGCCCTCATCGGATCCGTGCACACCGGCACCCCCGGCCTCGCGGACCGCCACAGCGAGTATGTGAAGCGTATCCTGCGCCGTGGGCGTTGAGCTGCTTCTGGATACGGGCCCGCTGGTCGCGTTGCTCGACGCGGACCAGCCTCAGCATACGGCCTGCGCCGAGCTCTTTCGTGGCTGGCGTGGCCCCATGCTCACGACGGATGCGGTGCTCACGGAGGCGACGCATCTTCTGAGCGCGGACTCGCGCGGGCCGGCCCGCTGTGTCGAGTTCGTCGTCAAGGGTGGTGCGAGCGTCGTGCATGGGGGCGCGCGTCGCTTCGAGCGTGTGCTCATGCTCCTCCGCAAGTATGCCGACGGTCCGATGGACTACGCCGATGCGACCCTGGTCGCTCTGGCGGAAGAGCTCCGAACCGAGCACATCTTCACCCTCGGCCG harbors:
- a CDS encoding group II intron reverse transcriptase domain-containing protein codes for the protein MRGAYAWGPFHRFWVSDPKRREIRAAPFRDRVVHHALFNVLDPIFRHSFIADSYACIAGRGTHGAVERYQAFVRARAGRGYRVQVDVRRYFASVDHAVLLERLRRRIADTRLLAVLEALIAHGADEPGRGMPIGSLTSQLFANVYLDALDHFVKEELRVRHYLRYMDDVLLLADDRREARDRLRAVRAFLTEVLRLELNPRRVIVAPIGEPSDLLGYVHYPGGRVRVRRRSVRRLWRRLPALERRGRTGDRCRERSGVRRQLVRSRQAWRCLPPLAAHLHAARRRERRQALAGAIAGAFRSRANRLSPSRLCTTGAVQWQDELKLE
- a CDS encoding four helix bundle protein, which translates into the protein MPARSTDLIPVVQKSYDLCAGLYAQVHRFPRVERGLLGRVILEDALQMLVALTVANRRSDKAETLREASGRLDALRITLRLGKRLGFVSNGGYEELSKDATEVGRMLGGWLKYETREAGAPEAPPAAIVPPPTRKRRTGGLRYTMRSPTIERYLRLKLDHPRAIVFVIVGAFCQSFFEDAVECGRLLRIAVRDLAAESESEKILTCGIPRVHLERYVTALAQAGREVYVE
- a CDS encoding PIN domain-containing protein, which codes for MGVELLLDTGPLVALLDADQPQHTACAELFRGWRGPMLTTDAVLTEATHLLSADSRGPARCVEFVVKGGASVVHGGARRFERVLMLLRKYADGPMDYADATLVALAEELRTEHIFTLGRRGFDTFRWAGRRPFRIHP